In Carya illinoinensis cultivar Pawnee chromosome 6, C.illinoinensisPawnee_v1, whole genome shotgun sequence, a single genomic region encodes these proteins:
- the LOC122313198 gene encoding serine/threonine-protein kinase ATR isoform X2 has product MANLSSLVHELRERIAASSSTPPNNGDDGALELRFRAVLPNLLHAYVVPSSSANEREVIAVLKLIAHTARNFPGVFYHGKASAILPAVGRVLPFFAEPSFRSRHGVIFETVGSLLSLLRTGARDTYRQFFVDSMLVVEDLLYVALLCADNSNITESSRLTLKCFRETFMGILSDPAHLGDLPESNKASDGAGIMINLTGKRRWRPFATWIIKLLSKCLTEGTLYVEGLIHASFVSAACSLLCYGDADLQMACFDFARVIGSVTNYDIIARHNLIQSITTILSEDKEGLPVFRNMAYDSSLGGCLNALHSSCSDDVVKLTAADLVNVFPQSMWRTKSQELKVALCNAYIRIAKICPPHVWKPESLIHMLCFPEPCFQLIDCFQVALSILGPVSVGGKAKNYHGQDSLTSSGTSIENLRVGEKRPILDVDTFKVKRQKLDLETMASVASVQMQSKYTSIVACEREDKYANDMHKSLLSFVRYLSSPDVGRDTLSPHVALTALSMLCIAFYKYPETNLSICIFQQMCAWIPWICDLAKQGNSIALDVSIYLEGIHSILLLQSTPFLETTIFKYTDNKADLLPVVLKLPWSHSLVVTEPHHRWTTKCISVQVASKLGPSLITEIGLEVLDLSLHDDVEEVRLEAVASMPVIVLWSGLGALTHIFRRLEFLGREKDEKVKSVIPLSLGFLSCLHGSFAAVDGLHKSACKLFLNINNEKHSQTLDYLPKGFWCSKCDQNVVHNHELYSRIIDPSDLHQTEISLDSDFFHLQTLFFEILYDESSEEAQVACVGILRRILIHVTPDLLLKTRSEWTKCIEFLLLNRRKAVREAFCSQISSFLEDHIFSYLFFCEGRSNQSKEQNFLDIIKHALAAAEDPQIFETLLESTAEIMVAVDIHSQLFLFSLILLVDQLDNQHITVRMSASRLIHKSCYFQLKGGFELTLLKVVHIRNELFDYLSARLASRPKMVREFAEAVLGIETEELVKKMIPVVLPKVVVSQQDNDQAVDTLYELAKCVNIDMVPLIVNWLPKVLAFALHRADEQELLSALQFYHTHTGSDKQEIFAAALPALLDELVCFLDGGDSDEITERLARVPQMIKEVARVLTGGEDLPGFLRNHFVGLLNSIDRKMLHADDLSLQQQALKRIEMLIKMMETHLSTYVPKLMVLLMHAVDKESLQTEGLCVLLFFIEQLAKVSPSSTKHVISQVFAALIPLLEREKENPSTNLDKVVRILEELVLKNKVMLKECIREFPPLPSIPALTEVNRAIQDARGSMILKDQLRDVADGLNHENLNVRYMVVFELRKLLNLRRGEVTALITAEAGSDMDILSSLITSLLRGCAEESRTAVGQRLKLICADCLGALGAVDPAKVKGFSCQRFKIECSDDDLIFELIHKHLARAFRAAPDTIIQDSAALAIQELLKIAGCEASLDVNASASMSQPLKEKGSLKVAASGIKSATGSSQMNGRGQKLWDRFSNYVKEIIAPCLTSRFQLPNVADSACTGPIYRPSMSFRRWIFFWIKKLTVHATGSRAGIFNSCRGIVRHDMQTAMYLLPYLVLDAVCHGTREARSGITEEILYVLDAAASENSGATVHGVSGGQNEVCVQAVFTLLDNLGQWVDDVEQELALSRSFQSSASKQQASKSKDQHPTLTDQDQLLVQYKYVSELLTAIPKVTLARASFRCQAYARSLMYYESHVQEKSGSFNPAAERSGVFEDEDISYLMEIYSCLDEPDGLSGLACLRKSLRLQDQLLINKKAGNWAEVLTSCEQALQMEPTSVQRHSDVLNCLLNMCHLQAMVTHVDGLISRIPQYKKTWCMQGVQAAWRLGRWDLMDEYINEADEEGLLCSSSESNASFDMDVAKILQAMMKKDQFSVAEKIAVSKQALIAPLAAAGMDSYTRAYPFIVKLHLLRELEDFQGLLVDDSFLEKSFHLGDLGFSKVIENWENRLRFTQPSLWAREPLLAFRRLVFGSSGLGAHVGNCWVQYAKLCRLAGHYETANRAILEAQASGASNVHMEKAKLLWSTRRSDGAITELQHTLLNMPVEVVGTAVISSITSLSLVPLNPLPLVCDSQALNENRDIAKTLLLYSRWIHYTGQKQKEDVISLYSRVRELQPKWEKGYFYMAKYCDELLADARKRQEENFDIGPRMVPSTSAIVGSSNVNGEKHWWSYVPDVLLFYAKGLHRGHNNLFQALPRLLTLWFDFGSIYQRSGSSSKKDLKSVHGKAMSIMRGCLNDLPTYQWLTVLPQLVSRICHQNEEIVRLVKHIITSVLRQYPQQALWIMAAVSKSTVPSRREAAAEIIQAARKGFSQGNGGNNLFVQFASLIDHLIKLCFHPGQPKARTINISTEFSALKRMMPLGIIMPIQQSLTVSLPTYDVNFTDVTSNIFSATDLPTISGITDEAEILSSLQRPKKIVLLGSDGREHPFLCKPKDDLRKDARMMEFTAMINRLLSKYPESRRRKLYIRTFAVIPLTEDCGMVEWVPHTRGLRHILQDIYITCGKFDRQKTNPQIKRIYDQCQGKMLEEEMLKTKILPMFPPVFHKWFLNTFSEPAAWFRARVAYAHTTAVWSMVGHIVGLGDRHGENILFDSTTGDCVHVDFSCLFDKGLQLEKPELVPFRLTQNMIDGLGITGYEGIFLRVCEITLSVLRTHRETLMSVLETFIHDPLVEWTKSHKSSGVEVQNPHAQRAINNIEARLQGVVVGVGAAPSLPLAVEGQARRLIAEAVSHKNLGKMYIWWMPWF; this is encoded by the exons ATGGCGAACCTGTCCAGCCTTGTACACGAGCTGCGAGAACGCATAGCAGCCTCATCATCGACTCCTCCAAATAACGGAGACGACGGCGCTTTGGAACTCAGATTCCGCGCCGTTCTCCCCAATCTTCTCCACGCCTACGTCGTCCCCTCTTCCTCTG CGAATGAGAGAGAAGTTATAGCTGTACTGAAGCTAATCGCTCACACTGCAAGGAATTTTCCTGGAGTCTTTTACCACGGAAAGGCTAGTGCAATTTTACCTGCGGTCGGTCGAGTACTGCCTTTCTTTGCCGAGCCTTCGTTTCG CTCTCGACACGGAGTAATTTTTGAGACGGTTGGATCCCTTTTATCCTTACTTCGCACTGGAGCTCGAGACACGTACCGACAATTTTTTGTTGATTCCATGTTGGTTGTTGAAG ATCTTTTGTATGTTGCTTTACTCTGTGCTGACAATTCAAACATTACGGAATCCAGTCGCTTGACTTTGAAGTGCTTCCGTGAGACCTTTATGGGAATTTTAAGTGACCCTGCTCATCTTGGGGATCTTCCAGAAAGTAATAAAGCATCTGATGGTGCTGGTATTATGATTAACCTTACGGGAAAAAGGAGGTGGCGACCTTTTGCTACTTGGATCATTAAGCTTCTCAGTAAATGCTTAACAGAAGGAACTTTGTATGTTGAAGGACTAATCCATGCTTCATTTGTTTCGGCTGCATGTTCTCTTTTATGTTATGGTGATGCTGATTTGCAAATG GCATGCTTTGACTTTGCACGCGTCATTGGATCGGTGACAAATTATGATATTATTGCTCGTCACAATCTGATCCAGTCGATAACTACCATACTAAGTGAGGACAAAGAAGGTCTTCCTGTTTTCAG AAATATGGCTTATGATTCGTCCTTGGGTGGCTGCCTTAATGCACTACACTCCAGTTGTTCTGATGATGTAGTCAAACTAACAGCTGCAGATTTAGTCAATGTTTTTCCTCAGTCCATGTGGAGAACTAAAAGCCAGGAGCTTAAG GTTGCATTGTGCAATGCTTACATACGAATTGCTAAAATCTGCCCCCCTCATGTCTGGAAGCCAGAATCGCTTATTCACATGCTCTGTTTTCCAGAACCTTGCTTTCAATTGATAGACTGCTTTCAAGTTGCTTTGTCAATTCTTGGACCTGTTAGTGTTGGGGGCAAAGCAAAAAATTACCATGGTCAGGATTCATTAACATCAAGTGGTACATCAATTGAAAACTTGAGGGTTGGAGAAAAGAGGCCCATTCTGGATGTGGATACTTTCAAGGTCAAACGTCAAAAGTTGGATCTAGAAACAATGGCTTCTGTTGCTAGCGTTCAGATGCAAAGCAAGTATACTAGTATCGTTGCTTGTGAAAGAGAAGACAAATATGCGAATGACATGCATAAATCACTTCTTTCATTTGTTAGATATCTAAGCTCTCCTGATGTTGGACGTGATACTTTAAGCCCACATGTTGCATTGACAGCTCTTAGCATGCTATGCATTGCCTTCTATAAATACCCAGAGACCAATCTGTCAATCTGCATTTTCCAACAGATGTGTGCATGGATACCCTGGATATGCGATCTG GCAAAGCAAGGAAATTCGATCGCACTTGATGTTTCCATTTACTTGGAAGGAATTCACAGCATATTGCTTTTGCAAA GTACCCCTTTTTTGGAGACCACGATATTTAAATATACAGATAATAAGGCAGACCTTTTACCTGTGGTACTAAAGCTACCATGGTCCCATTCTCTTGTGGTTACTGAACCTCATCATAGATGGACAACTAAATGTATCTCAGTTCAAGTGGCTTCTAAGCTTGGTCCTAGCTTAATAACTGAAATTGGTCTTGAAGTCTTGGACTTGAGCCTTCATGATGATGTTGAAGAAGTTAGACTTGAAGCCGTTGCTTCTATGCCAGTGATTGTCTTGTGGTCTGGTCTTGGTGCACTAACACATATATTCAGAAGGCTGGA GTTCTTAGGGAGAGAGAAGGATGAGAAGGTTAAGAGTGTTATTCCCCTTTCTCTTGGTTTTTTGTCATGCCTTCATGGATCTTTTGCTGCTGTAGATGGTCTGCATAAAAGTGCATGCAAGTTATTTCTGAATATAAACAATGAGAAACATAGTCAAACATTGGATTACTTGCCTAAAGGATTCTGGTGTTCGAAGTGTGACCAGAATGTTGTACACAATCATGAACTATATTCAAGAATCATAGATCCATCTGATTTGCATCAGACAGAAATTAGTTTGGATTCTGACTTCTTCCATCTACAGACTCTTTTCTTTGAAATTCTTTATGATGAGTCATCAGAAGAGGCTCAAGTTGCCTGTGTGGGAATTCTTCGAAGGATTCTTATACATGTGACTCCAGATCTTCTGCTTAAAACAAGATCTGAATGGACCAAATGCATTGAATTTTTGCTCCTTAATCGAAGGAAGGCTGTGAGGGAAGCATTTTGCTCTCAGATTAGTTCTTTTCTTGAGGATCATATTTTCAgctatttgtttttttgtgaGGGCAGATCAAACCAAAGCAAAGAACAAAATTTTCTGGATATAATTAAACATGCCTTGGCAGCAGCTGAAGATCCCCAAATCTTTGAAACTCTTTTGGAATCTACTGCAGAAATCATGGTTGCAGTTGATATTCACAGCCaacttttcttgttttctcttatCTTGTTAGTTGATCAGCTTGATAACCAACATATTACAGTGAGAATGAGTGCATCGAGGTTAATACACAAATCTTGCTACTTTCAGCTTAAAGGAGGATTCGAGCTTACCCTTCTTAAAGTTGTTCATATACGAAATGAATTATTTGATTATCTATCAGCGAGGCTTGCCAGCCGTCCAAAAATGGTCAGGGAGTTTGCAGAAGCTGTTCTTGGTATTGAAACTGAAGAACTTGTGAAGAAAATGATTCCTGTTGTTCTTCCAAAGGTAGTGGTGTCTCAGCAGGATAATGATCAAGCAGTTGATACGTTATATGAATTGGCCAAGTGTGTGAATATCGATATGGTGCCTCTGATAGTTAATTGGCTGCCAAAAGTGCTTGCTTTTGCTCTCCATCGAGCTGATGAGCAAGAGTTACTCTCAGCTTTGCAATTTTACCATACACATACTGGTTCTGACAAGCAAGAAATATTTGCGGCAGCATTACCTGCCCTTTTAGATGAACTGGTTTGCTTTCTGGATGGCGGTGATTCAGATGAGATAACTGAAAG GTTAGCAAGAGTACCTCAGATGATTAAAGAAGTTGCCAGAGTTCTAACTGGTGGCGAAGATCTTCCAGGATTTCTGAGGAATCATTTTGTTGGCCTCCTTAACAGTATTGATAGAAAAATGCTCCATGCCGATGATTTATCGCTGCAGCAACAAGCCTTAAAACGTATTGAGATGCTCATTAAAATGATGGAAACTCACCTTAGTACTTACGTGCCAAAACTGATGGTTCTTCTCATGCATGCTGTTGATAAAGAATCGCTACAGACTGAGGGTCTCTGTGTCTTGCTTTTTTTCATTGAGCAGCTAGCAAAAGTATCACCATCTAGCACTAAACATGTAATTTCTCAAGTTTTTGCTGCTCTTATTCCTttgttggagagagagaaagaaaatccTTCAACGAATTTGGATAAAGTGGTTAGAATTTTGGAAGAACTTGTTTTAAAGAACAAGGTTATGCTAAAGGAATGTATTCGTGAGTTCCCTCCATTACCTAGTATTCCTGCTTTGACAGAAGTTAACAGAGCCATACAAGATGCCCGTGGGTCCATGATCTTGAAGGATCAATTGCGAGATGTTGCTGATGGTTTGAATCATGAGAACTTGAATGTGAGGTATATGGTAGTGTTCGAGTTGAGAAAGTTGCTAAACCTAAGAAGGGGTGAGGTTACAGCCCTGATCACTGCCGAAGCTGGTTCAGACATGGATATTTTGAGCTCTTTGATCACGTCTTTACTAAGAGGATGCGCAGAAGAATCAAGGACTGCAGTAGGACAGCGGCTGAAGTTGATCTGTGCGGATTGCCTAGGAGCACTGGGTGCAGTTGACCCTGCCAAAGTGAAGGGTTTTTCATGCCAACGCTTTAAAATTGAATGTTCTGATGATGACCTTATATTTGAGTTGATCCACAAGCATCTGGCCAGGGCTTTCAGAGCTGCACCAGATACCATTATTCAAGACTCAGCTGCATTGGCTATACAGGAGCTGCTAAAAATTGCAGGTTGTGAGGCATCACTGGACGTCAATGCTTCTGCTTCTATGTCACAGCCACTGAAGGAAAAAGGATCTTTGAAAGTTGCTGCATCTGGGATTAAGAGTGCTACTGGTAGCAGTCAGATGAATGGGAGGGGTCAAAAACTGTGGGACCGGTTTTCTAATTATGTTAAAGAGATAATTGCCCCCTGCTTAACCTCTAGATTTCAGCTTCCAAATGTGGCTGATTCTGCATGCACGGGCCCAATTTACCGTCCCTCTATGTCATTCAGGAGATGGATTTTCTTTTGGATAAAAAAACTAACTGTGCATGCAACTGGATCTCGTGCTGGTATTTTTAATTCTTGTCGAGGTATAGTGCGCCATGATATGCAAACAGCTATGTATCTGCTGCCTTATTTAGTCCTTGATGCTGTTTGTCATGGTACAAGGGAAGCACGCAGTGGCATAACAGAAGAAATACTATATGTTCTTGATGCTGCTGCATCAGAAAATAGTGGTGCTACAGTTCATGGAGTCAGTGGGGGGCAAAATGAAGTTTGCGTCCAGGCTGTGTTCACTCTTCTTGATAATCTTGGTCAATGGGTGGATGATGTTGAACAAGAGCTAGCTCTTTCCCGGTCTTTTCAGTCATCAGCTTCTAAGCAGCAGGCATCCAAGTCAAAGGATCAACATCCAACTTTGACAGATCAGGACCAGCTCCTCGTACAGTATAAATATGTTTCTGAACTGCTGACTGCAATCCCAAAGGTGACACTTGCCAGAGCATCTTTTAGGTGCCAGGCTTATGCAAGGTCTCTAATGTACTATGAGTCTCATGTACAGGAGAAGTCGGGTTCTTTCAACCCTGCTGCTGAGAGGAGTGGTGTTTTTGAGGATGAAGATATCTCATATCTAATGGAAATATACAGCTGTCTGGATGAGCCTGATGGTCTTTCTGGATTGGCTTGTTTACGTAAATCTTTAAGGTTACAAGACCAACTCTTAATCAACAAAAAAGCAGGAAACTGGGCAGAAGTTTTAACTTCATGTGAACAGGCTCTGCAAATGGAGCCAACTTCAGTTCAGAGGCATTCAGATGTGCTTAACTGTTTACTAAACATGTGCCACCTTCAGGCCATGGTAACTCATGTGGATGGTTTAATCTCAAGGATTCCACAATACAAGAAAACATGGTGCATGCAAGGTGTGCAAGCAGCATGGAGGCTTGGCAGGTGGGATTTGATGGATGAATACATTAATGAAGCTGATGAAGAGGGTTTACTTTGTAGCAGCTCTGAGAGTAATGCTTCCTTTGACATGGATGTTGCAAAGATTCTCCAAGCAATGATGAAGAAGGATCAATTCTCAGTtgctgagaaaattgcagtgTCCAAACAAGCTCTGATTGCTCCTCTGGCTGCTGCTGGCATGGATTCCTATACAAGGGCATATCCATTCATTGTGAAACTTCACTTGCTACGAGAACTGGAAGACTTCCAAGGTCTTCTTGTTGACGACTCTTTCTTGGAGAAATCATTTCATTTGGGTGATCTGGGATTCTCCAAAGTGATAGAGAACTGGGAGAATCGTCTCAGATTTACACAGCCATCACTTTGGGCAAGGGAGCCACTTTTGGCTTTCCGAAGACTGGTTTTTGGTTCCAGTGGTCTTGGTGCTCATGTTGGGAACTGCTGGGTTCAATATGCAAAGCTCTGTCGCTTGGCTGGTCACTATGAAACAGCCAACCGAGCAATTCTTGAAGCTCAGGCTTCGGGAGCATCTAATGTGCACATGGAAAAGGCCAAGCTTCTGTGGAGTACTAGGCGATCTGATGGTGCCATTACAGAGCTGCAACACACTCTCCTGAACATGCCTGTTGAGGTTGTAGGTACCGCTGTAATATCATCAATTACTAGTCTTTCACTAGTTCCCCTGAACCCACTGCCTTTGGTTTGCGACAGTCAGGCTTTGAATGAAAATCGAGATATTGCAAAGACCCTTCTCCTCTATTCTAGGTGGATCCACTACACTGGGCAGAAGCAGAAAGAAGATGTGATAAGTCTTTATTCAAGGGTGAGAGAACTGCAGCCTAAGTGGGAGAAAGGATACTTCTATATGGCCAAGTATTGTGATGAACTGCTCGCTGATGCCAGGAAACGTCAGGAAGAGAATTTTGATATAGGTCCTAGGATGGTGCCATCAACTTCTGCTATTGTTGGTTCTTCAAACGTAAATGGTGAGAAGCATTGGTGGTCTTACGTGCCTGATGTATTGTTATTCTATGCAAAGGGGCTACATAGGGGCCACAATAATCTCTTTCAAGCACTTCCAAGGTTGTTGACCCTGTGGTTTGATTTTGGAAGCATTTATCAGAGAAGTGGTTCGTCATCCAAGAAAGATTTGAAAAGCGTCCATGGGAAG GCAATGAGTATCATGCGTGGCTGTCTGAATGATTTGCCAACATATCAGTGGTTAACAGTTCTGCCTCAGTTAGTTTCCAGAATTTGCCACCAAAATGAAGAAATTGTTCGATTGGTCAAGCACATTATTACCTCAGTGCTTCGGCAATACCCACAGCAAGCCCTATGGATTATGGCGGCAGTTTCCAAATCCACTGTTCCATCAAGGCGGGAGGCAGCTGCAGAAATAATACAAGCTGCACGGAAAGGATTCAGTCAAGGAAATGGTGGCAACAATTTGTTTGTTCAGTTTGCTAGCCTGATTGACCATCTAATCAAGTTGTGTTTCCATCCTGGTCAGCCAAAAGCAAGGACAATTAATATCTCAACTGAATTTAGTGCCTTGAAAAGGATGATGCCACTGGGAATTATCATGCCAATTCAACAGTCTCTTACTGTGAGTCTACCAACATATGATGTGAATTTCACAGACGTGACCTCTAATATCTTTTCTGCCACAGACCTTCCTACAATATCAGGAATAACTGATGAAGCTGagattctttcttctcttcagCGACCTAAGAAA ATTGTTCTTTTGGGTAGTGATGGAAGGGAACATCCATTCCTATGCAAACCCAAGGATGACCTTAGGAAAGATGCACGAATGATGGAGTTCACAGCAATGATTAATCGTTTGTTATCCAAATATCCTGAAAGCCGTCGAAGGAAGCTTTACATTCGCACCTTTGCGGTGATTCCTCTAACAGAGGACTGTGGTATGGTAGAATGGGTGCCCCACACTCGTGGACTGCGACATATACTTCAAGACATTTACATAACCTGTGGGAAATTTGATAGGCAGAAGACAAATCCTCAAATTAAACGAATTTATGATCAATGCCAAGGTAAAATGCTGGAGGAGGAGATGTTGAAAACCAAAATCCTTCCAATGTTTCCACCAGTATTTCACAAATGGTTCTTGAATACTTTTTCTGAGCCAGCAGCTTGGTTTAGAGCTCGGGTTGCTTATGCTCACACTACTGCAGTTTGGTCCATGGTTGGGCATATTGTGGGGCTGGGTGACCGACATGGTGAAAACATTCTTTTTGATTCAACCACCGGTGATTGTGTTCATGTTGATTTCAGCTGCTTGTTTGACAAAGGCTTGCAGTTGGAGAAGCCTGAGCTGGTGCCTTTCAGGCTAACCCAG AACATGATTGATGGCTTGGGCATCACAGGGTATGAGGGCATCTTCTTGAGGGTCTGTGAAATCACGCTTTCTGTCCTGAGAACACACAGGGAGACTTTGATGAGTGTTCTTGAAACTTTCATTCATGACCCGCTTGTGGAATGGACAAAATCTCACAAGTCCAGTGGAGTAGAAGTTCAGAATCCACACGCACAG CGAGCCATCAACAATATTGAGGCAAGGTTGCAAGGAGTTGTTGTTGGTGTTGGGGCAGCACCATCTTTGCCTCTGGCTGTAGAAGGTCAGGCTCGTCGATTAATAGCAGAAGCTGTATCTCACAAGAATCTTGGTAAGATGTATATATGGTGGATGCCATGGTTTTAG